A section of the Telopea speciosissima isolate NSW1024214 ecotype Mountain lineage chromosome 3, Tspe_v1, whole genome shotgun sequence genome encodes:
- the LOC122655952 gene encoding AP2/ERF and B3 domain-containing transcription factor At1g51120-like: MVRMLSAIAEGSESNSTSNNPLCQPNNKRLRNEGTSSSMRFKGVVLQQNGHWGAQIYANQQRIWLGTFKSEKEAAMAYDSAAIRLRSGDSHRNFPWTNLTVREPKFQHLHTTESILNMIKDGSYQSKFKEYLSRSLEMGNDSSLNMIRGGGPVLGGGGGGGGGRGIMCHQLFQKELTPSDVGKLNRLVIPKKHAVKYFPQVSEVSSEDDEEGSGVDDVQLVFFDRWMRSWKFRYCYWKSSQSFVFTRGWNRFVKEKELKAKDVITFYRCEHREECKEEKTFCLIDVSHNQSDSVDGFDGPVAMEMKLQLQLGLGLGRNFECSSDYQEKRWEEEKKLFMEMPLSSPSPSPSPPPPPPPSPQHSDGKGVRLFGVRIR, from the coding sequence ATGGTAAGAATGCTTTCTGCGATCGCAGAAGGATCAGAATCGAATAGCACCAGCAATAATCCTCTATGTCAGCCGAATAATAAGCGTCTGAGAAACGAAGGTACGAGTTCTTCCATGAGATTCAAAGGGGTGGTGTTACAGCAAAACGGGCATTGGGGGGCACAAATATATGCCAACCAACAGCGGATCTGGCTTGGAACATTCAAGTCAGAGAAAGAAGCAGCAATGGCATATGACAGTGCCGCCATCAGACTCCGAAGTGGAGATTCCCACCGAAACTTTCCCTGGACCAACCTCACCGTTCGAGAACCAAAATTTCAACATCTCCACACCACAGAATCGATCTTGAATATGATCAAGGACGGATCCTACCAGTCCAAATTTAAAGAATACTTAAGTAGATCTTTGGAAATGGGGAATGACTCCAGCCTCAACATGATAAGGGGAGGAGGACCTGTactaggaggaggaggaggaggaggaggaggaagaggaatcATGTGTCACCAACTCTTTCAGAAGGAGTTGACACCCAGCGATGTGGGCAAGCTAAACAGGCTCGTCATCCCAAAGAAACATGCCGTCAAATACTTCCCGCAGGTCTCTGAAGTAAGCTCGGAGGATGACGAGGAAGGTAGTGGAGTGGATGATGTCCAGCTAGTATTTTTTGATAGGTGGATGAGGTCGTGGAAGTTCAGATACTGCTATTGGAAGAGTAGCCAGAGCTTCGTGTTTACGAGGGGTTGGAATCGTTTTGTCAAGGAGAAGGAATTGAAGGCAAAGGATGTAATCACCTTCTACAGGTGTGAACACAGAGAAGAGTGCAAAGAGGAGAAAACGTTTTGTCTGATTGATGTAAGTCACAATCAGAGCGACAGTGTTGATGGATTTGATGGACCAGTCGCTATGGAGATGAAACTACAGCTACAACTCGGATTAGGTTTAGGACGCAATTTTGAATGCAGTTCTGATTATCAGGAAAAAAGAtgggaagaggaaaagaaattaTTCATGGAAATGCCActatcatcaccatcaccatcaccatcaccaccaccaccgccgccgccaTCGCCACAGCACTCTGATGGAAAGGGAGTTAGACTATTTGGTGTACGAATTCGTTGA
- the LOC122656622 gene encoding uncharacterized protein LOC122656622 encodes MADWGPVLIAVVLFVLLTPGLLFQIPGRNRVVEFGNMQTSGISILVHTIIYFGLITIFLIAIGVHIYAG; translated from the coding sequence ATGGCAGATTGGGGGCCGGTGCTGATAGCGGTGGTGCTGTTCGTGCTGTTGACGCCTGGGCTGCTGTTCCAGATACCGGGCAGGAACAGAGTTGTGGAGTTTGGAAACATGCAGACCAGTGGGATCTCCATCCTTGTTCACACCATTATCTATTTTGGTCTCATCACAATCTTCCTCATCGCCATCGGTGTTCACATCTACGCCGGCTAA
- the LOC122656621 gene encoding agamous-like MADS-box protein MADS4, with amino-acid sequence MGRGRVELKRIENKINRQVTFAKRRNGLLKKAYELSVLCDAEVALIIFSNRGKLYEFCSSSSMFKTLERHQKCSYGAPETNVSTREIQEQHSYQEYLRLKARVEALQRTQRNLLGEDLGPLSGKELESLERQLNMSLKLIRSTRTQYMLDQLSDLQKRDQMLTEANRTLTRRLEEGSQANASHWDPSAHGVGYERQSVHPHGDQFFHPLECEPTLQIGYDTITSVF; translated from the exons ATGGGAAGAGGAAGAGTGGAGTTGAAGAGGATCGAGAACAAGATCAACCGGCAAGTTACCTTCGCCAAACGAAGGAATGGCCTTTTGAAGAAAGCTTACGAACTTTCTGTCCTTTGCGATGCCGAAGTTGCTTTGATCATCTTCTCTAATAGAGGAAAGCTGTACGAGTTCTGCAGCAGTTCCag CATGTTCAAAACGCTCGAGAGGCATCAGAAATGCAGCTATGGAGCACCGGAGACAAATGTGTCCACAAGGGAAATACAG GAACAACATAGCTATCAGGAGTACTTGAGACTTAAAGCACGAGTGGAGGCCCTACAACGGACCCAAAG GAATCTCCTGGGAGAGGATCTAGGCCCACTGAGCGGCAAGGAGCTTGAGTCACTTGAAAGGCAGCTCAATATGTCGTTGAAGCTCATCAGATCGACCCGG ACTCAATACATGCTCGACCAACTCTCCGATCTTCAGAAAAGG GATCAAATGCTTACTGAAGCTAACAGGACATTGACAAGAAGG CTGGAGGAAGGGAGCCAAGCAAATGCAAGTCACTGGGATCCAAGCGCGCATGGTGTTGGGTATGAAAGACAATCAGTTCATCCTCACGGCGACCAATTCTTCCACCCCTTAGAGTGCGAGCCCACATTACAAATCGGGTACGACACAATAACCTCTGTGTTTTGA